In Desulfatirhabdium butyrativorans DSM 18734, one genomic interval encodes:
- a CDS encoding DsrE family protein, with product MTDSIVIALSCGSDNPNRATRAFFFAATAKKEGKNVSVFLLDEGVYLAKEGIAQHVKAATGDSLDDHLSYCQEYDVPILVCTPCAIARKITEADLIPGAKFAKGADLIDLACKGSVISL from the coding sequence ATGACCGATTCCATCGTCATCGCCCTGTCCTGCGGCTCAGACAACCCCAACCGCGCCACCCGCGCCTTTTTCTTCGCCGCAACGGCCAAGAAGGAAGGGAAGAACGTCAGCGTTTTCCTGCTGGATGAAGGCGTATATCTGGCCAAGGAAGGCATCGCCCAGCACGTAAAGGCCGCGACCGGCGATTCGCTCGACGATCACCTGAGCTACTGCCAGGAATATGATGTCCCGATTCTGGTATGCACGCCCTGCGCAATCGCGCGGAAAATCACCGAAGCCGATCTGATTCCGGGCGCCAAATTCGCCAAAGGTGCGGATCTCATCGATCTGGCCTGCAAAGGCTCCGTCATCAGTCTCTGA
- the mtnA gene encoding S-methyl-5-thioribose-1-phosphate isomerase: MNPNQTKRPVWLDEGGRLWVIDQRELPHRFEVLQIQTVLDMIQAIQSMVVRGAPLIGVCGAYGMALAARQACAAEDPRKTLEELTQTLRSARPTAVNLAWAVDGIFAQLAGESKAASWPEVALSEAQAIEEAEVVRCRSIGQFGLAPIRAIHERHPERPVQVLTHCNAGWLACVEYGTATAPIYAAHEAGIPVHVWVDETRPLNQGSRLTAWELAQKGVPHTVIVDNAGGHLMQQGMVDLVIVGADRVSRNGDAANKIGTYLKALAAGDNGIPFYVAIPSTTIDWMIGDGVAGIPIEMRDPDEVRFVEGLDGDRRTRVLVPPEGSPALNPAFDVTPARLITGLMTEKGICAASEAGILGLFPEMGGYRP, translated from the coding sequence ATGAATCCGAATCAGACAAAGCGTCCCGTTTGGCTGGATGAAGGGGGAAGGCTTTGGGTCATCGACCAGAGGGAGTTGCCGCATCGTTTCGAAGTCCTGCAGATTCAAACCGTGTTGGACATGATCCAGGCGATCCAATCGATGGTCGTGCGGGGAGCGCCGCTCATCGGGGTGTGCGGGGCCTACGGGATGGCGCTTGCCGCAAGACAGGCCTGCGCAGCCGAGGATCCCCGCAAGACACTGGAAGAGCTCACCCAAACCCTGAGATCGGCCAGACCGACAGCCGTCAACCTGGCCTGGGCCGTCGATGGGATTTTCGCCCAACTGGCCGGTGAATCCAAAGCGGCATCCTGGCCGGAGGTGGCGCTTTCAGAAGCACAGGCCATCGAGGAAGCGGAAGTCGTGCGCTGCCGCAGCATCGGGCAATTCGGTCTTGCACCCATCCGGGCCATTCATGAACGGCATCCGGAAAGACCCGTTCAGGTGCTCACCCACTGCAATGCCGGATGGCTGGCATGTGTCGAATACGGGACGGCCACCGCCCCGATTTATGCGGCGCACGAGGCGGGCATTCCCGTCCATGTCTGGGTGGATGAAACCAGACCCCTGAACCAGGGCTCCCGGCTGACGGCATGGGAGTTGGCGCAGAAGGGTGTGCCCCATACTGTCATCGTGGACAACGCGGGCGGACACTTGATGCAGCAGGGGATGGTGGATCTGGTGATCGTCGGTGCGGACCGGGTGAGCCGCAACGGGGATGCGGCCAACAAGATCGGCACGTATCTGAAGGCACTGGCAGCCGGCGACAACGGCATCCCGTTTTATGTAGCCATTCCTTCGACGACGATCGACTGGATGATCGGGGACGGGGTGGCCGGCATTCCCATCGAAATGCGCGACCCGGATGAGGTCCGCTTTGTCGAGGGTCTCGACGGGGATCGGCGGACTCGGGTCCTGGTACCCCCGGAAGGCAGCCCTGCCCTGAATCCGGCCTTCGATGTGACACCTGCACGGCTCATCACCGGTTTGATGACGGAAAAGGGAATCTGCGCCGCCAGTGAGGCAGGCATCCTGGGCCTTTTTCCGGAAATGGGGGGATATAGGCCATGA
- a CDS encoding AAA family ATPase translates to MKFPYGICDFRKIVLQGYFYCDRTGCIPLLEKGEYVLFIRPRRFGKSLLLSTLFNYYDIARADEFERLFGHLAIGKNPTPLHNSYLVLQWDFSCVDPFGDVEDIRRSLHDHINACIEAFALYYRDDLRGDIRIDRANAISSIQSLTSVARSSGHKVYLLIDEYDNFANQVMMGVQQDKQKRYEALVFEEGPLRTLFKAVKASTSQSLFDRIFITGVSPIVMSDITSGYNIAENIYSDPQLNDLCGFTHTEVAGAIRDVVEACRLDSDKMAEAQAMMQTYYDGYKFSPDADETVYNPTMALYFLKAFYQTCKYPREMLDDNLAADGAKLDYIAQIPGGSQLLLDLVHEQATVVVSTLAKRFGIRDLLNVTNKDNAFLVSLLYYFGVLTIDDLTAEGELVLRVPNVVMQKLYMERLAELLLPDPRVRDEGKLAAKALYQKGNIEPLCTFVEQKYFKVFHNPDYRWANELTVKTAFLTLLYNDILYIMDSEAEVGRQRVDLTMIIRPDMRRFTILDVLIEFKYVTLADAGLSGQAARELTVEALQSLPPMQQAMADAVRQAREYGRMLEERHGNLRLRRFAVVSLGFERIWAKEA, encoded by the coding sequence ATGAAATTCCCATACGGTATCTGCGATTTTCGAAAAATCGTCCTGCAGGGATATTTTTATTGTGACCGGACCGGCTGCATCCCGTTGTTGGAAAAAGGGGAATATGTGCTGTTCATTCGTCCACGGCGATTTGGCAAAAGCCTGCTTCTGTCCACCCTGTTCAATTATTACGACATCGCCAGGGCCGACGAGTTCGAGCGGCTGTTCGGACATCTGGCGATCGGAAAGAATCCCACACCGCTGCACAACAGCTATCTGGTTCTCCAATGGGATTTTTCCTGTGTAGATCCCTTCGGAGACGTGGAAGATATCCGCAGGTCCCTGCACGATCACATCAACGCCTGCATCGAAGCATTCGCCCTGTATTATCGGGACGATCTCCGGGGAGACATTCGGATCGACCGCGCCAATGCCATCTCCTCCATCCAGTCGCTCACAAGCGTTGCCCGCAGCAGCGGGCACAAGGTGTATCTGCTGATCGACGAATACGACAACTTCGCCAATCAGGTGATGATGGGGGTGCAGCAGGACAAACAGAAGCGCTACGAAGCCCTTGTTTTCGAAGAAGGGCCGCTTCGCACCCTGTTCAAGGCGGTCAAGGCATCCACGAGCCAATCGCTGTTCGACCGAATCTTCATCACCGGGGTGTCTCCCATCGTGATGAGCGACATCACCAGCGGGTACAATATCGCAGAAAATATCTATTCGGATCCTCAGTTGAATGATTTGTGCGGGTTTACCCATACCGAAGTGGCGGGAGCCATCCGGGATGTGGTGGAAGCTTGCCGGTTGGATTCGGACAAGATGGCAGAAGCCCAAGCCATGATGCAGACATATTACGATGGATACAAATTTTCCCCGGATGCGGATGAAACCGTTTACAACCCGACCATGGCTTTGTATTTTCTCAAGGCATTTTACCAGACCTGTAAGTACCCACGGGAAATGCTGGACGACAACCTTGCAGCCGATGGCGCCAAGCTGGACTACATCGCCCAGATTCCCGGCGGAAGCCAACTGCTGCTGGATCTGGTGCATGAGCAGGCGACGGTTGTCGTGTCCACTCTGGCCAAGCGATTCGGGATTCGGGATCTACTGAATGTGACGAACAAAGACAATGCTTTTCTGGTGTCTCTGCTGTATTATTTTGGGGTGCTGACCATCGACGATTTGACGGCGGAAGGGGAGCTGGTTCTGCGCGTTCCAAACGTGGTCATGCAAAAGCTCTATATGGAACGGCTTGCCGAGCTGCTGCTTCCTGATCCGAGGGTACGGGACGAGGGCAAGCTGGCTGCCAAGGCCCTGTATCAAAAGGGGAATATCGAGCCCTTGTGCACCTTCGTGGAGCAGAAATACTTCAAGGTCTTCCACAATCCCGACTACCGGTGGGCGAACGAGCTGACGGTAAAGACGGCCTTCCTCACCCTGCTCTACAACGATATTCTCTACATCATGGATTCGGAGGCGGAAGTCGGCAGGCAGCGGGTGGACCTCACGATGATCATCCGGCCCGACATGCGGCGATTCACCATCCTGGATGTGTTGATCGAGTTCAAATACGTGACGTTGGCGGATGCCGGGTTAAGCGGCCAAGCGGCCCGGGAATTGACAGTGGAGGCGCTTCAGTCACTGCCGCCCATGCAGCAGGCGATGGCAGACGCCGTTCGGCAGGCCCGGGAATATGGCCGGATGCTTGAAGAGCGGCACGGCAATCTTCGCCTGAGACGCTTTGCGGTGGTGTCGCTGGGTTTTGAGCGCATCTGGGCCAAGGAAGCGTGA